The following are encoded in a window of Phaseolus vulgaris cultivar G19833 chromosome 3, P. vulgaris v2.0, whole genome shotgun sequence genomic DNA:
- the LOC137808017 gene encoding nuclear intron maturase 4, mitochondrial — translation MRVVTAANSLKSLHSLHFLRVTSSLPLPFKDKQHFETPPHSATNSPDNDHVGQSTLAMDLASLLEESKPKPKPKPKSRMELKRFLELRIKKRVKEQHANGKFQDLLKTVISNAETLRDAYNCIRINSNTLDAASISSHDPSFLDDLAEELGKGDFDVCANTTSFSTRRGTVNKEILVLPNLRLKVVLEAMRIALEVVYKPHFSKISHGCRSGRGCTAALKYVCKGVLSPDWWFTVLVVKKLDAAVLEKLISVMEEKIEDPSLYGFIRSMFDAGVLNLEFGGFPKGHGLPQEGVLSPILMNIYLDLFDSEFCRLSMKYEGIGGGGLNERDRSGSVLRDWFRRQLDGDDVRKSSGVKVYSCRYMDEMFFAVSGSRDAAANFMSEVQSYLRSSLLLDVGDQADVLPCDGSHSIRFLGILVRRTIRESPAVKAVHKLKEKVELFTLQKVEAWNYGTVRIGKKWLGHGLKKVKESEIKHLADSSSLLNRVSCFRKSGMETDHWYKHLLKIWMQDVQAKNVNSEESILSKCVAEPALPQELKDSFYEFTKQAEQYISAEADSILKLLPNNNSSTEQPMAKTETIAPINAIKMRLLRYGLTTTKGFPRSANLLIMLDTNEIIDWFSAISCRWLKWYENCANLEEIKLLITYHVRKSCIRTLAAKYRVHETEIEKLFSEELVRIPSTQETEKEVTKEALDVEAFDNDEALMYGIASSGVCLLSLARIVTQARPCNCFVIGCSSSAPRVYTLHVMERQKSPSWKTGFSPCIHPSLNKRRLGLCKQHLRDLHLGHISLQSIDFSAWKQ, via the exons ATGCGCGTTGTTACCGCCGCCAACTCTCTCAAATCACTCCACAGCCTCCACTTTCTCAGAGTCACCTCTTCTCTCCCCCTTCCGTTCAAGG ACAAACAGCACTTTGAAACACCACCACACAGCGCCACCAATTCACCGGATAATGATCACGTTGGACAGTCAACACTGGCGATGGACCTCGCCTCTCTACTCGAGGAATCGAAGCCGAAACCGAAACCGAAACCCAAGAGTCGGATGGAGCTGAAGCGGTTTCTCGAGCTCCGTATAAAAAAACGGGTCAAGGAGCAACACGCCAATGGCAAGTTCCAAGACCTTTTGAAAACCGTGATTTCGAACGCAGAAACCCTTCGCGATGCTTACAACTGCATCAGGATAAACTCGAACACTCTCGACGCGGCTTCGATTTCGAGCCACGACCCTTCCTTTTTGGATGACCTAGCTGAAGAGCTCGGGAAAGGGGATTTCGACGTGTGTGCAAATACGACGTCGTTCTCGACGAGGAGAGGTACTGTGAACAAAGAGATATTAGTGCTTCCCAATTTGAGGTTGAAGGTTGTGCTGGAAGCGATGAGAATAGCTCTGGAGGTTGTATACAAGCCACATTTTTCGAAGATTTCGCACGGCTGCCGGAGCGGGAGGGGCTGCACCGCCGCGTTGAAGTACGTGTGCAAGGGTGTTTTGAGTCCTGATTGGTGGTTCACAGTGCTTGTGGTTAAGAAATTGGATGCTGCTGTGTTGGAAAAGCTGATTTCGGTAATGGAGGAGAAGATAGAAGATCCTAGTTTATATGGTTTCATTCGGAGCATGTTTGATGCTGGAGTGTTAAATCTCGAGTTTGGGGGTTTTCCTAAGGGACATGGTCTCCCACAGGAAGGGGTTTTATCCCCTATTCTGATGAATATTTACCTTGACCTCTTTGACAGTGAATTTTGCAGGCTGTCGATGAAATATGAAGGCATAGGCGGTGGAGGGCTAAATGAGCGAGACAGGTCTGGCTCCGTCTTACGCGATTGGTTCAGGAGACAGTTGGATGGAGATGATGTTAGGAAGAGTTCTGGTGTTAAAGTTTACTCCTGTCGCTATATGGATGAGATGTTTTTTGCGGTTTCTGGTTCGAGGGATGCTGCTGCTAATTTTATGTCTGAGGTCCAGAGTTATTTGAGGAGTTCTTTGCTGTTGGATGTGGGTGATCAAGCTGATGTATTGCCCTGTGATGGGTCTCATAGTATCCGGTTTTTGGGAATTTTGGTGAGAAGAACAATTAGGGAGAGTCCTGCTGTAAAAGCTGTTCATAAGTTGAAAGAAAAAGTGGAGCTATTCACTTTGCAAAAGGTGGAGGCGTGGAATTATGGGACAGTTAGAATTGGGAAGAAATGGTTGGGTCATGGTTTGAAGAAAGTTAAGGAATCAGAAATCAAGCATTTAGCTGATAGCAGCTCCCTCCTGAACAGGGTTTCCTGTTTCCGTAAGTCTGGAATGGAAACTGACCATTGGTATAAGCACTTATTGAAGATATGGATGCAAGATGTTCAGGCAAAAAATGTCAATAGTGAGGAAAGTATCTTATCTAAGTGTGTTGCAGAGCCGGCTCTTCCTCAAGAGCTAAAAGATTCCTTTTATGAATTTACAAAGCAGGCAGAGCAGTATATATCTGCTGAGGCAGATTCTATTCTCAAGCTTTTGCCAAATAATAACAGCTCAACAGAACAACCTATGGCAAAAACCGAGACTATTGCTCCTATCAATGCCATAAAAATGCGTCTGCTGAGATATGGATTAACAACAACTAAGGGATTCCCCCGGTCTGCTAATTTGCTTATCATGCTAGATACAAATGAAATTATTGATTGGTTTTCAGCGATTTCTTGCCGCTGGCTGAAATGGTATGAAAATTGTGCTAACTTAGAAGAGATAAAGCTCTTGATTACATATCATGTTAGGAAATCATGCATTCGTACTTTAGCAGCAAAGTATCGGGTACATGAAACTGAGATAGAAAAGCTGTTTAGTGAAGAACTTGTCCGGATTCCATCAACACAGGAAACGGAGAAGGAGGTGACAAAGGAAGCATTGGATGTTGAAGCTTTTGATAACGATGAGGCATTAATGTATGGAATTGCTTCTAGTGGTGTGTGTTTGTTGTCTCTAGCAAGAATTGTTACCCAGGCAAGACCATGTAATTGCTTTGTAATTGGGTGCTCATCTTCAGCACCTAGAGTCTATACTCTACACGTAATGGAACGGCAGAAGTCTCCTAGCTGGAAGACTGGATTTTCACCTTGTATTCATCCAAGCTTAAATAAAAGGCGATTAGGGTTGTGTAAGCAGCATTTGAGGGATTTGCATCTTGGTCATATATCACTTCAGTCCATTGATTTCAGTGCATGGAAgcaataa